The genomic interval TCTGGGATTGTTCAAGTTCCCCGGTTAGTCTGAAATTATTAAAATACAAATTTAAGTTAGTATTTAAAAATATGAATATAGTGTCATTAAAAAGCCGAGCACCTACAGAAGCATTCAATGGTTTTGTTGAAAAATCAATTTTTGTCAGAATTGCCCTACCATTTTTGCTTCTCTCATAATTTCCTGATACACCTATTGACTTATCCTTTTGAAAGAGATAATTTGTCCCGTACTCTGTATAATGTTCTCCTTCTTGATTTAAATACTGCGTATAGAGAGAAACATTGTTTATCTGTTTCCTCAAACCAAGTATGTATTTATTAATCGTGTCGATATCTTCATAACCACAATAGAAAAAAAGTGGCTTCAGATATATAAGCCTTCTTTTATGCTGACGGTTCAAAATACCAAAACCCATATCAATCCCGAAATTTTCAAAAGGCTTTATTCCGGAATTAAATTGGAAAAGTTCATTCAGAAGTTCGGTAGTATTCCACTCATAATTATAGTTCAAATCCTGCCTTCCTTTAGGCTGATAAAGGTCTTTCTCATAATTTACATACTTGCTTGAAATTGAAAAAATACCAAATTTTCTTTCCAAATTCAATTCATAACCCTTCGCCATATTATCGTTATCATCATAAGGAGAAAACTTGTTCTTATCCACATTTGAACCATAAAACCTACCAGACAATCCAGAATTGTGTTTCAAACCAAATCCATAAAATTGATTATCCGCGGGAAGAGGAATATATTTTTCCGGAGTGTAATTACCGAGATTTTTCCCAACATAGACAAATCCCTTAATCGTCGGATCATAAACATAATCTCCCCTATTCTCGCCGGCATAGAAAAATGAAACCCGGTAATGTCCATTCCCTTCACCTACATATACAAATCTTCCGTCTATCAGATCATAATTTCCTGTTGATGAAGTATCAGCATATATGTGTCTGACCCTTAAACTATCACCGCTTGCCTTCAAACTTTCAATCTCTGCCTGATTTAGCTGAAATCCAAGCGGGCTATTATTATCATCATAAATGCGATGAAAAATGGAATTAAACTGGAAATTTTTTACCCGATATTGTGCGTCAAATTCCTGATAGATATTTGTATAATTCTCTATTGCTTCCAGATATTCTATAATTATGCGCGTATTTGCGGTGATTATATTTTTATTGGTAAAATTAATTACACCTTGTTCATAGTCTATGTTATAATCCACATCCACCATTAAAATTCTTGCAGGGTTCATAAGGTCAGAAAGATAAACCTTTTCTGAACCATAAACAATTTTACCTGAAAGAAAATATGGACCCTGCTTCCCCTCTTCTCCATCAAATTCAATCCTGCGGAACTGCCCGCGATTAAGTGCATAGGAAAGATTTAAATTATTTTCCTGCTGCGCAAGCCCCATTCTCACACCACTGATTTCATTGAATATCTCAAAAGGCAATACAAGGCTCAAATCACCGATACCACCATAAAAATTTTTTGACCAGACTTCAAGTTTCATTTTTTCAATGTCTGTAATCCTGCGCGTTGGCGCATCCGTTCCCTGGTCAGAAAGAGCACCTTTTATCTTTACTCCCTCTATCTCACCACCCACATAGAGTTTCAGTCCCTGGTCAAAACCTTCTTCAATGTCAAAAGAAAAATCCTTAATTCCACTTATCTTTAAACGATTTTGCTCATCTTCTTCAATCCTTTCTCTAACAGACATATATGCTGTATCTATTGTCATATCCGTATCAACCTCTATCAACCGGAAATTATAATAAACTGAATCAAGCCTAAAACTATCCGATTCAAAAATCTGATTTGTTGTAAATATAAATAGTATCACCATATTGGCTCAGGGTCACGATATTTTTTTCAGTGGCTTTTAAATCAATAATAGGATGACCGATTTCAATTTTCTTCCAATCCTGTCCTTTCACAAGAACATCTTTTTGTGCAGATGAAAAGAGATAAATTTTTTCATCAACCACAATTTTTTCTTTTTTTTCAGGAATTTCAATTTTTTCAATTATATTTCCATACTCATCAAGAACAAAAATTTCCTTTCTTGTCAAAAGATAAATCCGATTGCTAAAATAATCCATATCAACCACATTAAAATTCTTTTTTATCAGTCGGGTCTTATATCGGGAATCCAAAAATAAAATCTCTTTTTTCAATCGGTCCATCAGAATGATTTCTTCTGCATCGGTTATAACAAAAGAAGCAACATCGCCTTTATAAATATTCTCAATTAATCCAGAGTTGAGAGATAATTTAAAGATTCCACCCATCATATTTAAATAAATAGAGAAGGGTGCCATACGAAACCCATAAATGCGATTATTTATCCCCCCTTCAACAGCTATATTCTGCATATTATTTGAACTGTCAACCTTAAGTATTGCCCTATTATTCTCCTGGATTAAATAAACCCCCTCTTCGTAAAACTCAAGTTTTGTGCATTTCACAGGCAATTCAAGAATAGAGTGTGGATCAAGAAAGAATATTAAGAAGAGCAATGGCACAAATAAAGAATATATAAAAACCACGCTTTGTCAACCAAATTAAGTATATCACTGCTTGCTCGGTCTTATTGACAAACAACGATAATTAAAGTAAAATATAATGCGATTAAATAAATTTCCTTTTAGATAAGGAGGTCACCATGGCGTGGCAAGGCGAACTTATTAAAATTGATGAATATCGTTATAAAATTCCTAAATCCCATAAATCTGGTATGAGAACAGATGGGATTATTTATGCCTCATCAAAGATGCTGGAAAAAATAAAAGATGATGAGGCGCCGGAACAGGTAGCAAATGTCGCAACCCTGCCGGGCATAGTGGGCTATTCACTTGCAATGCCTGACATCCACTGGGGATATGGGTTTGCAATCGGTGGTGTTGCTGCGTTTGATGTAAAAGAAGGAATCATATCGCCCGGCGGTGTCGGCTATGATATTAATTGCGGGGTAAGACTTTTAAGAACCGATTTGAAATATACAGAAATAAAAAACAAACTCAAAGAACTTGTGCGTGCTATTTTTGAAAATGTCCCTTCAGGAGTTGGTTCCACCGGTAAAATTAGAATTGATGACCGGGAAGTAAAAGAAGTTATGCTTTATGGTGCACAGTGGGCATTGAAAAAAGGCTATGGTTGGAAAAGAGATATTGAAAAGATAGAAGAAAATGGAATGCTTAAAGGTGCTAATCCAGATAAAGTCTCAAGAAGGGCAATTGAAAGGGGAAGACCACAATTGGGCACACTCGGCGCTGGTAACCATTTTCTTGAGATACAGATTGTTGAAGATATCTATGACCCTGAAACTGCAAAATTGATGGGAATATTCGAAACAGGACAAATAACGGTTATGATCCACACTGGCTCAAGGGGACTTGGTTATCAAATCTGTGATGATAATGTAAAAACCCTTGGTAATGCAGTGAGAAAATACGGCATCAATATACCGGACCGCCAGCTTGCCTGTGCACCGATTGAATCACCTGAAGGTAAATCTTATTTTGAACAGATGGCTTGCGCGGCAAATTATGCCTGGGCAAATCGTCAGTGTATAATGCACTGGGTAAGAGAGGCATTTGAAAATGTCCTGGGCAAGAAGGCAGAAGACCTTGGGATGGAATTGATTTACGATGTTGCCCATAACATTGCCAAATTTGAAGAGCATAGAATCAATGGAGAAACAAAAAAAGTCTGTGTCCATCGTAAGGGTGCAACAAGGGCATTCTCAGCCGGGCATAAAGATATTCCAGAGGTCTACAAAAAGATTGGGCAGCCTGTCTTGATTCCTGGAGATATGGGTTCACATTCCTATTTATTAATCGGCACTGAGCAGGCAATGAAAGAAACCTTTGGTTCAACCTGTCATGGTGCGGGAAGACTTTTATCAAGAACCAAGGCACTTGATGTGACAAAAGGGAGAAGGATTGACAAAGAACTTGAGGCAAAAGGAATATATGTTCTATGTGCATCAAATGAAGTTTTAAGAGAAGAAGTCCCTGAAGCATATAAGGACATTGATACGGTGGTTGAAGCGGTCGTCGGTGCAGGGATATCAAAAAAGGTCGCCCGTATGAGACCACTGGGTGTTGTGAAAGGATAGAAAAATGATAGAAAAATTAAAATCTTTGCTTTCAAAAATAAATGCTGATTATGCAGATTTGAGATATGAGATTAAGACCGAAACAAAAATAATTTTTTCGGGCAGGGATATCACCGAAGTGAGTACCTGCCCTACCGATGGATTTGTGCTTCGGGTCATCAAAAATAAATCGCTTGCGACAATAACATTTACTAAAGGGGATGATTTTGAAAAGGCAGTAAATACCACCCTATCCAATGCAGAAATTATGTCACAAAATAATTGTATACCGGTTGAATTTAGTAAAGTCCCAATTATAAAAGACAAATTCACCCCCGAACTCAAAGAAGACCCTGAAAAAATTTCTATTGAAGAAAAGATAGAATTAACCCGCCATTATAATGAGATACCTTACAGAATACCGGGGATAATCCATACTGATATCGGTTACAGTGAAACAATAAGAGAAAAATGTTTTGTGAATACCGAAGGAACCGAGATAGTAGAAAAACTCGTTACAACCCGAATTGCCGGTTCAATCATAAGTAGCAATGGGCAGATTATACAGACCGTTCGTGTTGGTGTCGGTGGTAGTAGTGGATTTGCCATCCTGCGAAATCGTGAAGAGCAATTTATAAAGAAAGCGGAAATTGCCGGTAATTTGTTGAATGCCACACCGGTAAAGGCAGGAATTTATAATGTAATACTGAATCAAAACCTCGGTGGAGTATTTACCCATGAAGCATTTGGGCATTTCTCTGAGGCAGATTTGATTGAAAATAATCCTTCAATGCGGGAGAAGATGAAACTCGGTGCGAAACTTGGCACTGAAATTCTTAATATCATTGACGACCCGACAATTCCTGGGCAGTTAGGATTTTATAAATATGATGACGAAGGTGTTCCAGCACAACCAGTACAATTGTTGAAAAACGGCGTCCTTGTCGGTAGGCTTCATTCAAGGCGCACAGCGAGTGCATTCAATGAACCACCCAACGGTCATTGTGTCGCCGAGGATTATCGGTATCCACCAATAATTCGTATGGGAACGATCTTTATCCAACCTGGAGAAAAAACATTTGAAGAATTACTTGAAATACTCGGTGATGGACTTTATCTATGCGATGCAATGGGTGGGCAGACGAGTGGTGAAAATTTTACATTTGCTGCCCAGTATGGATATATTGTAAAAAACGGCAAAATTGCAGATATGGTTCGCGATATTAATATCTCAGGAAATCTCTATGCAACATTGAATAACATTCAGGCAATTGGCAATGATTTAAAACTTGGAGAGATCGGCGGATGTGGTAAAGGGCAGATGAATATACGCTCCTGTTATGGTGCGCCCCATATCATTATCAAAGATGCGGTGATCGGAGGTGTATAATGAAGAAATTTCTATCCGTTCTAAAAACAAGAGTTGACCAGGCTGAAATTTATTATTATGAATCTTTTTCTAATGGAATCGCTTTTCAGAATGGGAAATTAACGGAACTGGAAGGAACGATTCAATCTGGTTATTCATTAAGAATAATTAAAGACAATATCCTTGGTTTTGCATACACAAAGAATTTAAACAATCCTGAGTTGCTTTTGGAAGGTGCGATTAGTTCATTGAAGGCAGGCACAAAGACAAATCTAAAATTCCCGGAAAACAAAGTTAATCATAAATTAAATAATTATGACCGCGAAATTGAAAATGTTACGAATGAACTGGTGGTTGAGGAATGTAAAAAGGTGATTGATAAGTTGAAAGAAAAAATAGATGCAAAAATAGATGTCCGAGTTGTTTATGGAACTGAAAAGATACAGATAATGAACACAAACGGTGCCGAACTTTCAGAAAACTTTTCTACATATACACTTATATGCGGTGTGGTATTTCCGAATACTGCAAATGGTCTTTATTATTTGCTAAAAGAAAAAAAATTTACCCCGGCACCCGAGACTGAATTGGATAATATGATTGAAATGTATCAGAAGGCATTGACTGAAAAGAAATTGCCGAGTGGTAAAATGAAGGTATTATTTTTGCCCACGGTTCTCTACGCACTGCTCTGGCGTCTTCAGAGTGGAACAGCAGGCAGTAATGTATATTACAAAAAGTCGCCGTTGATAAATAAAATTAACGAAAAGATATTAAGCGAAAAATTAACCATATACGATGACCCACATAACGAAGAGTATCCGTTTGCGCGGGCATTTGATGATGAAGGAACACCCACAAAAAAGTTGATGATTGTTGAAAAAGGCGTACTGAAAAATTTCTATTACGACCTTTTCTATGCTGACAAAATGGGCGTTAGCCCCACGGGCAATGGATATAAAGGCGCAATGTGGGGTGGTGAATATGCAGCGTTAAAACCAATGCCAGGGCTTGAACATCTTGTTATTGAACCCGGAACAAAGAGTTTACAGGAAATGATTCGTTTAATAGATAAAGGTGTAATTGTTGTGGGTGCCCTTGGTGCACATAGCGGGAATATTCCTAATGGTGATTTTTCAATCGGCATTGACCCCTGTCTATATGTTGAAAATGGCGAAATAATTGGTCGGGTTAAAAATACTATGATTGCGGGCAATATCTATGATGTAATGAAAAATGTTGTTGAAGTTGAGAACAGACTCCATCCCACATATATGGCTGGAAAGGCACTGCCTGCAATCTTATTTGATGATATGATGGTAGTTAGTGGATAGGAATTATCTCGTTTATAAAGACCAATGCGCACCCTGAAGGGTGCGGCTACAAAAAGTTGTCTTACTGATTTGATATGGAAAGTGTTATAAAACAAAAAATTGACCAGTCACCAGCACTACCGGGCGTTTATATATTCAAAAATCAAAAAAACAAACCACTATATATCGGTAAGGCAGGTGATTTAAAAAATCGCCTCAGTTCATATCTGAAAAATCCTGACCCCCGGATAAATAGAATCATAACAAACTCTGCTGATATTGATATAATAATCACGAACTCCGATACTGAAGCCCTCAGCCTT from candidate division WOR-3 bacterium carries:
- a CDS encoding RtcB family protein, whose amino-acid sequence is MAWQGELIKIDEYRYKIPKSHKSGMRTDGIIYASSKMLEKIKDDEAPEQVANVATLPGIVGYSLAMPDIHWGYGFAIGGVAAFDVKEGIISPGGVGYDINCGVRLLRTDLKYTEIKNKLKELVRAIFENVPSGVGSTGKIRIDDREVKEVMLYGAQWALKKGYGWKRDIEKIEENGMLKGANPDKVSRRAIERGRPQLGTLGAGNHFLEIQIVEDIYDPETAKLMGIFETGQITVMIHTGSRGLGYQICDDNVKTLGNAVRKYGINIPDRQLACAPIESPEGKSYFEQMACAANYAWANRQCIMHWVREAFENVLGKKAEDLGMELIYDVAHNIAKFEEHRINGETKKVCVHRKGATRAFSAGHKDIPEVYKKIGQPVLIPGDMGSHSYLLIGTEQAMKETFGSTCHGAGRLLSRTKALDVTKGRRIDKELEAKGIYVLCASNEVLREEVPEAYKDIDTVVEAVVGAGISKKVARMRPLGVVKG
- a CDS encoding TldD/PmbA family protein, with the protein product MIEKLKSLLSKINADYADLRYEIKTETKIIFSGRDITEVSTCPTDGFVLRVIKNKSLATITFTKGDDFEKAVNTTLSNAEIMSQNNCIPVEFSKVPIIKDKFTPELKEDPEKISIEEKIELTRHYNEIPYRIPGIIHTDIGYSETIREKCFVNTEGTEIVEKLVTTRIAGSIISSNGQIIQTVRVGVGGSSGFAILRNREEQFIKKAEIAGNLLNATPVKAGIYNVILNQNLGGVFTHEAFGHFSEADLIENNPSMREKMKLGAKLGTEILNIIDDPTIPGQLGFYKYDDEGVPAQPVQLLKNGVLVGRLHSRRTASAFNEPPNGHCVAEDYRYPPIIRMGTIFIQPGEKTFEELLEILGDGLYLCDAMGGQTSGENFTFAAQYGYIVKNGKIADMVRDINISGNLYATLNNIQAIGNDLKLGEIGGCGKGQMNIRSCYGAPHIIIKDAVIGGV
- a CDS encoding TldD/PmbA family protein, whose product is MKKFLSVLKTRVDQAEIYYYESFSNGIAFQNGKLTELEGTIQSGYSLRIIKDNILGFAYTKNLNNPELLLEGAISSLKAGTKTNLKFPENKVNHKLNNYDREIENVTNELVVEECKKVIDKLKEKIDAKIDVRVVYGTEKIQIMNTNGAELSENFSTYTLICGVVFPNTANGLYYLLKEKKFTPAPETELDNMIEMYQKALTEKKLPSGKMKVLFLPTVLYALLWRLQSGTAGSNVYYKKSPLINKINEKILSEKLTIYDDPHNEEYPFARAFDDEGTPTKKLMIVEKGVLKNFYYDLFYADKMGVSPTGNGYKGAMWGGEYAALKPMPGLEHLVIEPGTKSLQEMIRLIDKGVIVVGALGAHSGNIPNGDFSIGIDPCLYVENGEIIGRVKNTMIAGNIYDVMKNVVEVENRLHPTYMAGKALPAILFDDMMVVSG